From a region of the Listeria monocytogenes ATCC 19117 genome:
- the pdxK gene encoding pyridoxine/pyridoxal/pyridoxamine kinase, with product MTIKKTLTIAGSDSSGGAGLQADLKTFEEYGTYGFSAITTIVTMDPDNNWAHGVTPIDAQLVREQLKTILSGGPVDAMKTGMLGSIDIIKATREAIDKYDLKNVVIDPVMVCKGEDELIQPENAEAIRDLLLPKATITTPNLFEAGQLSGLGKLTTLDDMKKAAKKIIELGAKYVVIKGGKALESDKAIDLLYDGKEFTIYEVEKISPSHNHGAGCTFAAAITAGLAKGLTVEEAVAKAKDFVTAAIKGGFALNEFIGPVWHGAYNKAENR from the coding sequence ATGACAATCAAAAAAACATTAACTATTGCAGGTTCTGATTCAAGTGGTGGTGCTGGTTTACAAGCAGACTTAAAAACGTTTGAAGAATACGGCACTTATGGTTTTAGCGCAATCACAACTATTGTAACAATGGATCCAGACAACAACTGGGCGCACGGCGTTACTCCAATTGATGCGCAACTTGTTCGCGAACAACTTAAAACAATCCTTTCTGGCGGCCCTGTTGACGCAATGAAAACTGGAATGCTAGGTTCGATTGACATCATTAAAGCAACACGCGAAGCCATCGACAAATATGATTTAAAAAATGTCGTAATCGATCCCGTTATGGTTTGTAAAGGCGAAGACGAATTAATCCAACCAGAAAACGCGGAAGCTATCCGCGACCTACTGCTTCCAAAAGCAACAATCACAACACCAAACCTATTCGAAGCAGGTCAATTATCCGGTCTTGGCAAATTAACTACATTAGATGATATGAAAAAAGCAGCGAAAAAAATCATCGAATTAGGTGCTAAATACGTAGTTATCAAAGGCGGAAAAGCCCTAGAAAGCGACAAAGCAATTGACCTACTATATGATGGCAAAGAATTTACTATCTATGAAGTAGAAAAAATCTCTCCAAGCCACAATCACGGCGCTGGCTGTACTTTCGCAGCAGCAATCACAGCTGGACTTGCAAAAGGTTTAACGGTTGAAGAAGCAGTCGCAAAAGCAAAAGACTTTGTCACTGCAGCTATCAAAGGTGGATTTGCACTAAACGAATTCATCGGTCCTGTTTGGCATGGCGCTTATAATAAAGCAGAAAATAGATAA